From the Syntrophorhabdaceae bacterium genome, one window contains:
- the pth gene encoding aminoacyl-tRNA hydrolase: MFLLCGLGNKDFRYLFTRHNMGYLAIERFAHRYSISFDKKICNSTIGIKEGLIIAKPNTYMNLSGGPVSSLIKRFNINTDDLVIIHDDLDIEFGRIKIKWDGNDGGHKGVRSIIEALDTKDFYRFKIGIGRNPSMSTEEYVLSSFDIHERDALDEILDLTAEALHSFVYQGKDKAMSIYNKK, encoded by the coding sequence TTGTTCCTTTTATGCGGCCTTGGCAATAAAGACTTCAGGTATCTTTTTACAAGACATAATATGGGATATCTTGCAATAGAAAGATTTGCCCATAGATATTCCATCTCTTTTGATAAAAAGATATGTAACTCTACCATAGGAATCAAAGAGGGTCTCATAATTGCCAAACCCAATACATATATGAACCTCTCTGGTGGACCTGTGTCATCATTGATAAAAAGGTTCAATATAAATACAGATGATCTCGTCATCATCCACGATGACTTGGATATTGAATTCGGCAGGATAAAGATAAAATGGGATGGGAATGATGGGGGGCATAAAGGGGTTAGATCAATCATAGAGGCACTTGATACAAAAGATTTCTATAGATTCAAGATAGGGATAGGCAGGAACCCATCTATGTCCACAGAAGAATATGTGCTTTCAAGTTTTGATATCCATGAAAGGGATGCCCTTGACGAAATCCTTGACTTGACTGCCGAAGCCCTTCATAGCTTTGTTTATCAAGGTAAAGACAAAGCCATGAGTATATACAACAAAAAATAA
- a CDS encoding response regulator, producing MNPSTILLVEDDPASIKITSYIFNKAGLNNKLQVVTNGEDAISYLTGVGNYSDRETYPFPSLILLDLYMPSMNGFEVLSWIRNHREFQDLPVVVLTSSYDSDDIQKCYELGANNYLLKPISVDSLKEVVDIFTKPVSEDPRVLLIDDDLDMRRLAISQLKKRFPGIRIVQVGTPQELEPALQQGGYDIVITDYDLKWTDGLKLLRIIKTRWPRCPVIMCTGSGNEEIVAEALRTGIDDYVLKKQKHFARLSNAVRLAIARSRHLKDAIEYNARYRVLFERVPIGVFACSLQGKLTEANPAFLKILGFSNLDSLSNINFMEIFADENDLNKVISFGRSKKNILSIETKLKRTDGALIWADLKLYIVKDENKKRIYYEGILNDITDRKNLELQLRQATKMEAVGLLAGGIAHDFNNILTSLIGYGTLMQMKTGEDDPLRTYIDQIISAANKAANLTQNLLSFSRKKPLNLELIEVNTHITNTINLLKRLLTEDIVLNVMPTKEGLYIKGDTTQLDQVLFNLVTNARDAMPKGGKLTITTELVRLDNMLDLALSCGEPGLYAGIYISDTGHGIDHDNKEKIFDPFFTTKDVGKGTGLGLFTVYGSQMIYQKRIYHH from the coding sequence ATGAATCCTTCAACTATCCTCCTTGTTGAAGATGATCCGGCAAGCATAAAGATAACAAGCTATATCTTCAATAAGGCCGGCCTTAACAATAAACTTCAGGTTGTAACAAACGGAGAAGACGCCATATCATATCTAACCGGAGTTGGTAACTACTCTGACAGAGAGACTTACCCATTTCCCTCTCTAATCCTACTCGATCTATACATGCCCAGCATGAATGGTTTTGAAGTTCTTTCATGGATAAGAAATCACAGAGAATTTCAAGACTTACCTGTTGTAGTCCTCACATCATCCTATGATAGTGATGATATACAAAAATGCTATGAATTAGGGGCAAACAACTATCTATTAAAGCCTATTTCTGTAGATTCACTAAAAGAAGTGGTAGATATCTTTACAAAACCTGTATCAGAGGACCCAAGGGTCTTATTAATAGATGATGACTTGGATATGCGAAGACTTGCTATTTCACAACTGAAAAAGAGATTTCCAGGTATCCGTATAGTCCAGGTAGGCACCCCTCAAGAACTCGAACCTGCCCTCCAACAGGGAGGATATGATATTGTTATAACAGACTATGACCTTAAATGGACTGATGGCTTGAAGTTGTTGAGGATTATAAAAACGCGCTGGCCAAGATGTCCTGTTATCATGTGCACAGGGTCAGGAAATGAAGAGATAGTAGCAGAGGCGTTGAGGACAGGCATTGATGACTACGTCCTTAAAAAACAAAAACATTTTGCAAGATTATCCAATGCCGTAAGACTTGCCATTGCCAGGTCAAGACACTTAAAAGATGCCATAGAGTATAATGCAAGATACAGGGTTCTTTTTGAAAGGGTCCCTATAGGTGTCTTTGCTTGCTCCCTCCAAGGAAAACTCACTGAGGCAAACCCGGCTTTTTTAAAGATCCTGGGTTTTTCCAACCTTGATTCTTTATCCAATATAAACTTTATGGAAATATTTGCCGATGAAAACGATTTGAATAAGGTAATATCATTTGGAAGATCAAAGAAAAATATACTTTCCATAGAAACAAAGTTAAAAAGAACAGATGGTGCTTTAATATGGGCAGATTTAAAGTTATATATAGTAAAAGATGAAAATAAGAAGAGAATATATTACGAGGGGATCTTAAATGATATAACAGACCGTAAAAATCTCGAACTCCAGCTTCGTCAAGCTACAAAAATGGAGGCAGTAGGTCTACTCGCCGGTGGCATTGCCCATGATTTCAATAATATACTCACCTCTTTAATAGGATACGGAACCCTGATGCAGATGAAGACAGGCGAGGATGATCCCCTACGCACATACATTGACCAGATCATCTCTGCAGCCAATAAGGCAGCCAACTTAACCCAAAACCTCCTGTCATTTAGCAGAAAAAAACCATTAAACCTTGAACTTATTGAGGTAAACACACACATAACAAACACCATCAATCTATTGAAAAGACTTCTTACCGAGGACATAGTTTTAAATGTCATGCCAACAAAGGAAGGGCTTTATATAAAAGGTGATACTACACAGTTGGATCAGGTTCTATTCAATCTTGTCACCAATGCCAGGGATGCCATGCCAAAAGGCGGTAAACTCACCATCACTACTGAATTAGTAAGATTGGATAATATGCTTGATTTGGCATTGAGTTGTGGTGAACCTGGATTATATGCAGGCATCTATATTTCAGATACAGGTCATGGAATAGATCATGATAATAAAGAAAAGATATTCGATCCCTTCTTTACCACAAAAGACGTAGGTAAGGGCACAGGGCTTGGGCTCTTCACAGTATACGGCTCACAGATGATATATCAAAAAAGGATATATCACCATTGA
- a CDS encoding response regulator has protein sequence MAKEKGCETILLAEDNDEVRELIIQILHDFGYKVIPASDGEEAIEIFKKNKEIDLLLFDSVMPRKNGREAYEEIKKIDPKVKVLFTSGYTKDIILNKGIEDHEFNFIAKPIKPLELLRKIKETLS, from the coding sequence ATGGCGAAAGAAAAAGGGTGCGAGACAATACTCCTTGCCGAGGACAATGATGAGGTGCGAGAGCTTATAATACAGATACTCCATGATTTTGGCTATAAGGTTATCCCTGCCTCAGATGGAGAAGAGGCAATAGAGATCTTCAAAAAAAACAAGGAAATAGACCTACTTCTTTTTGATTCAGTTATGCCAAGAAAAAATGGTAGAGAGGCATATGAAGAGATAAAAAAGATTGATCCTAAAGTAAAGGTATTGTTCACCAGTGGTTATACAAAAGATATAATTTTGAATAAAGGTATAGAGGATCACGAATTCAATTTTATTGCAAAGCCTATAAAACCTTTGGAGCTTTTAAGAAAGATAAAAGAGACCTTATCTTAA
- a CDS encoding queuosine precursor transporter, which produces MIGDKITTEVEKTYSIWFVIIVSIFITCLITSNIISVKLIHVFGIVLPAGVIIFPVGYIIGDILTEVYGYSRSRKVIWLGFMCNLLLTMFIWLAGIIKPAYFWDGQGAYDRILGFTPRLLVASFVAYLAGEFTNAYVLARMKILTKGRWLWSRTIGSTLVGQAIDSLLFITIAFIGTVPFTNLIIVVVSQWLFKTAYEIVVTPFTYLVVNFLKRREGVDVFDYNTSFNPLKLSD; this is translated from the coding sequence TTGATAGGAGATAAAATAACAACAGAGGTAGAAAAAACCTATTCCATTTGGTTTGTAATTATAGTTTCTATATTTATAACCTGTCTTATTACATCCAATATAATATCCGTAAAGCTGATTCATGTCTTTGGAATTGTGCTGCCTGCAGGAGTCATAATTTTCCCAGTGGGCTATATAATAGGTGATATATTGACAGAGGTATACGGCTATTCGCGCTCAAGAAAGGTTATATGGCTCGGCTTTATGTGCAATCTTTTATTGACGATGTTTATCTGGCTTGCCGGGATTATAAAACCAGCATATTTCTGGGACGGACAAGGGGCATATGACAGGATACTTGGTTTTACACCACGCCTCCTTGTGGCTTCTTTTGTTGCCTATCTTGCTGGTGAGTTTACCAATGCCTATGTCCTGGCAAGGATGAAGATTTTAACTAAGGGGAGGTGGCTCTGGAGTCGCACAATAGGCTCAACGCTTGTAGGCCAGGCCATAGATTCCCTTCTATTCATCACCATAGCCTTTATAGGGACAGTGCCTTTTACAAATCTTATAATTGTAGTTGTCTCACAATGGCTTTTTAAGACCGCATATGAGATAGTTGTTACACCCTTTACTTACTTAGTAGTAAATTTTTTAAAGAGAAGAGAAGGAGTAGATGTATTTGATTACAACACATCCTTCAATCCCCTTAAGTTGTCTGATTGA
- a CDS encoding DUF5706 domain-containing protein, with the protein MNIEQSGSHIDHLLSMTRNHHIQLSSMADLKANILLTMASLVITFSVRYITETELKYVAFTLIAFCIITIITAAYAVMPKVPLKLHNKKKIDSSDINFNLLFFGDFQYLSYEEFTKEMGDALNDPSKTYELALKEIYTLGRFLQKKYFFVKLAYISLIAGFLASGFMIIMTGILHK; encoded by the coding sequence ATGAATATAGAACAATCTGGTTCACACATCGATCATCTCCTCTCTATGACGAGGAATCACCATATACAGTTGAGTTCCATGGCAGACCTAAAGGCAAATATCTTACTTACCATGGCCTCCCTGGTTATAACCTTTTCTGTTCGATATATCACGGAGACAGAACTTAAATATGTAGCCTTCACGCTCATTGCATTCTGTATCATCACCATTATCACAGCTGCTTATGCTGTTATGCCTAAGGTGCCTTTAAAATTACACAATAAAAAAAAGATAGACTCAAGTGACATTAATTTCAATCTCTTGTTTTTTGGTGACTTTCAGTATTTAAGTTATGAAGAATTTACAAAAGAAATGGGAGATGCATTAAATGACCCTTCAAAGACATACGAGCTTGCATTGAAAGAGATCTATACCCTTGGTAGATTTCTCCAGAAAAAATATTTCTTTGTAAAGCTTGCCTATATATCTTTGATCGCAGGTTTCCTTGCAAGCGGTTTTATGATTATCATGACCGGTATCCTTCATAAGTGA
- a CDS encoding class I SAM-dependent methyltransferase translates to MRKKWMPIFLLVITSFLFCNCDTKSPKKKQPDTPFASTPHKVVKEMLKLADTGKDDVVYDLGSGDGRIVIAAARDFGAKGVGVELDSNLVTESRKNAQKEGIEKKIRFIEEDFFETDLKDATVVTLYLLPEINELLMPKLLKELKPGARIVSHMWGLGDWEPDKTLHAYTKTLYMWFVPALVQGNWRVTFYNDNAKKEGQLSIKQKYQYIKAVLDNDKKRHEFTHTALYGNEINLYVSYAYEGKVAVISMEGMVKGDYMEGKAYIKEAEKIAPDEYKWKAVR, encoded by the coding sequence ATGAGAAAAAAGTGGATGCCTATATTCCTCCTTGTGATAACATCCTTTCTTTTCTGCAACTGTGACACAAAGTCTCCCAAAAAGAAACAACCTGATACACCTTTTGCATCTACACCCCATAAGGTTGTAAAAGAGATGTTGAAACTGGCAGATACAGGAAAGGATGATGTGGTATATGACCTTGGCTCAGGAGATGGCAGAATAGTCATTGCTGCTGCCCGGGATTTTGGGGCAAAGGGTGTTGGCGTAGAACTCGACAGCAACCTTGTTACAGAAAGCAGAAAGAATGCACAGAAAGAAGGGATAGAAAAAAAAATTAGATTCATAGAAGAAGACTTTTTCGAAACAGACCTAAAGGATGCAACAGTAGTAACTCTTTACCTGCTACCTGAAATCAATGAACTATTGATGCCAAAGCTATTAAAGGAGTTAAAGCCGGGTGCAAGGATTGTATCACATATGTGGGGTCTCGGTGACTGGGAACCGGATAAGACATTACATGCCTACACCAAGACATTATATATGTGGTTTGTCCCTGCTCTTGTTCAGGGCAACTGGCGTGTTACCTTTTACAATGATAATGCCAAAAAAGAAGGTCAGCTATCAATCAAGCAAAAATACCAGTATATAAAGGCTGTCCTTGATAATGACAAAAAAAGACATGAATTCACCCATACAGCCCTTTATGGGAATGAAATAAACCTATATGTATCATATGCCTATGAAGGCAAGGTGGCTGTTATTTCCATGGAGGGCATGGTTAAAGGTGATTATATGGAAGGAAAGGCATATATAAAAGAGGCTGAAAAAATAGCACCGGATGAATATAAATGGAAGGCAGTTAGATAG
- the clpB gene encoding ATP-dependent chaperone ClpB has translation MNWDKLTIKAQEAISEAQKKAESSRHQMIENEHLLFALISQKDGIVKPILDKLGANAGVILSQVETELKKIPTVEGMVQIYISPGLKKAMDIAFSEAERLKDEYISTEHLLIGIAETKEGNAYRILNQNGVTKESIYAVLKDIRGSQRITDQAPEEKYQALQRYCRDLTEEARKGKLDPVIGRDEEVRRVMQVLSRRTKNNPVVIGEPGVGKTAIVEGLAQRIVNGDVPETLKNKRVLALDLGAMLAGAKYRGEFEDRLKAVLKEIDEASGTIILFIDELHTIVGAGSAQGAIDASNMLKPALARGELRCIGATTLDEYRKYVEKDAALERRFQPVYVGEPSVEETIAILRGLKEKYELHHGVRIKDSALIAAATLSHRYITDRFLPDKAIDLVDEASSKLRMEIDSVPTEIDEIERKIIQTQIEIEALKKEKDDASIERLKKLTEELESLKAEVLEKRSHWEKEKQLITKISNIKEEIDKAKTEAEEAERKGDFGRVAEIRYGRVTSLEQELAESNRLLAELQKSRKMLKEEVDEEDIAKVVSKWTGIPVSKMLEGEMEKLVQMEERIHNRVIGQDEAIEAVSNTIRRARAGLQDPNRPLGSFLFLGPTGVGKTELAKALAEFLFDDEQAIVRIDMSEFMEKHSVSRLIGAPPGYVGYEEGGYLTEAVRRRPYSIVLLDEVEKAHPEVFNVLLQVLDDGRLTDGQGRTVDFKNTVIIMTSNIGSQWLIDLGTNEYDELKKRVMDAVKMHFKPEFINRIDDIIIFRSLSEENIKEIVKLQLMYLTKRAAERGIELEYSEALMDYVAKEGYDPAYGARPLKRLIQKRLQDSLALMILKGEIKDGDKIYIDIDRKGSIRFEKR, from the coding sequence ATGAATTGGGATAAATTAACTATAAAGGCACAAGAGGCCATATCTGAAGCCCAGAAAAAGGCAGAGTCATCAAGACATCAGATGATAGAAAATGAACATTTGCTTTTTGCCCTCATATCACAAAAGGATGGCATTGTAAAACCGATCCTCGATAAACTCGGGGCAAATGCAGGGGTTATACTTTCTCAGGTAGAGACAGAGCTTAAGAAAATTCCCACTGTAGAAGGTATGGTCCAGATATATATATCGCCTGGTCTTAAAAAGGCAATGGATATTGCATTCTCAGAGGCAGAAAGGTTAAAGGATGAATATATAAGCACAGAACATCTATTAATAGGTATAGCCGAGACCAAGGAAGGCAATGCATATAGAATACTTAATCAGAATGGGGTCACAAAAGAAAGTATCTATGCTGTTTTAAAGGATATTCGGGGCTCCCAGAGGATCACGGATCAGGCACCAGAAGAAAAGTATCAGGCCCTACAGAGATATTGTCGTGACCTTACAGAGGAGGCAAGGAAAGGTAAACTCGATCCGGTCATAGGCAGGGATGAAGAGGTAAGACGTGTTATGCAGGTTCTATCCAGAAGAACGAAAAATAATCCTGTTGTAATTGGTGAACCAGGTGTTGGCAAAACAGCCATAGTTGAAGGTCTTGCCCAGAGGATTGTAAACGGTGATGTCCCTGAAACATTGAAAAACAAAAGGGTCCTTGCCCTTGATTTGGGTGCAATGCTTGCCGGTGCAAAATACAGAGGCGAGTTCGAGGATAGGTTAAAGGCCGTCCTAAAAGAAATAGACGAGGCATCAGGGACAATAATATTATTTATAGATGAATTACATACCATAGTAGGTGCAGGTAGTGCCCAGGGTGCCATAGATGCATCTAACATGTTAAAGCCTGCACTTGCCAGGGGTGAACTCAGATGTATAGGTGCTACAACCCTCGATGAATACAGAAAGTATGTGGAAAAGGATGCAGCCCTTGAAAGAAGATTTCAGCCAGTATATGTGGGTGAACCATCTGTTGAAGAGACCATAGCCATTTTAAGGGGTTTAAAAGAGAAATATGAACTCCATCACGGTGTCCGTATAAAAGACTCAGCGCTTATTGCCGCAGCAACCCTATCTCATCGTTATATAACAGATAGATTTCTCCCGGATAAGGCAATAGACCTTGTGGACGAGGCGTCATCTAAACTCAGGATGGAGATAGACAGTGTCCCCACAGAGATAGATGAGATAGAGAGAAAGATAATCCAGACTCAGATAGAGATAGAGGCATTGAAAAAGGAAAAGGATGATGCATCAATAGAAAGACTTAAAAAACTCACAGAAGAATTGGAATCCCTCAAGGCAGAGGTATTAGAAAAACGTTCCCACTGGGAAAAGGAGAAACAACTTATCACAAAGATAAGTAATATAAAAGAAGAGATAGATAAGGCTAAAACAGAGGCAGAAGAGGCAGAAAGAAAAGGTGATTTCGGTCGTGTTGCCGAGATAAGATACGGAAGGGTAACAAGCCTTGAACAGGAGCTTGCAGAGAGTAACAGATTACTGGCTGAACTACAGAAATCAAGAAAGATGTTAAAAGAAGAAGTGGATGAAGAGGATATTGCCAAGGTTGTATCTAAATGGACAGGTATACCTGTTTCAAAGATGCTGGAAGGGGAGATGGAAAAACTCGTCCAGATGGAAGAGAGAATACATAATAGGGTCATAGGCCAGGATGAGGCTATTGAGGCAGTATCCAATACTATAAGAAGGGCAAGGGCAGGACTTCAGGACCCCAATAGACCCCTTGGCTCATTTCTTTTCCTTGGCCCAACAGGTGTTGGAAAGACAGAACTTGCCAAGGCTCTTGCCGAGTTTCTTTTTGATGATGAACAGGCAATAGTGCGTATAGATATGAGTGAATTCATGGAGAAACACTCTGTCTCGAGATTAATAGGAGCGCCTCCAGGATATGTGGGTTATGAAGAAGGGGGTTATCTAACAGAGGCCGTAAGAAGGAGGCCTTATTCTATAGTGCTTCTCGATGAGGTAGAAAAGGCGCACCCAGAGGTATTCAATGTGCTCCTCCAGGTTCTCGACGACGGAAGGCTTACAGATGGTCAAGGGAGGACTGTGGATTTTAAAAACACTGTTATTATTATGACCTCCAATATTGGTAGCCAATGGCTCATTGACCTGGGTACCAATGAATACGACGAACTTAAAAAAAGGGTAATGGATGCAGTAAAGATGCACTTCAAGCCTGAATTTATAAACAGAATAGACGATATCATCATATTTAGGTCACTCTCTGAAGAAAACATCAAAGAGATTGTAAAACTTCAGCTAATGTATCTGACAAAGAGGGCAGCGGAAAGAGGTATCGAGCTTGAATATTCTGAGGCGCTTATGGATTACGTAGCAAAAGAGGGTTATGACCCTGCATATGGTGCAAGACCATTAAAGAGACTCATACAGAAAAGACTTCAGGATAGCCTGGCACTTATGATACTAAAAGGCGAGATAAAAGATGGTGATAAGATATATATAGACATTGACAGAAAAGGCTCTATAAGGTTTGAAAAAAGATAA
- a CDS encoding chemotaxis protein CheD — MIKKITLMPGEYYASKEDVVIKTILGSCISACLYDPENHVVGMNHFLLSGSCRVSRSMPFFLSEAGRYGVNAMELVINDMLKLGAKKENLRAKVFGGAYILRFKRNCKFFPVGEMNCIFIREFLKNEGIKIVASSLGGEEGRVIYFHSSDFSVYHRKIKRTIMPEIIKEEEKLLQKGTKDIYKSPELWTS, encoded by the coding sequence TTGATAAAAAAAATTACACTCATGCCGGGAGAATATTATGCATCAAAGGAAGATGTGGTCATTAAGACAATTCTCGGTTCATGTATATCTGCATGTCTATATGACCCTGAAAATCATGTTGTTGGCATGAATCATTTTTTATTGAGTGGAAGCTGTAGGGTTTCAAGGTCAATGCCCTTTTTTCTTTCTGAGGCAGGGAGATACGGGGTCAACGCCATGGAGCTTGTTATAAATGATATGCTAAAACTCGGCGCAAAAAAGGAAAACCTTAGGGCAAAGGTCTTTGGCGGTGCGTATATATTAAGGTTCAAAAGAAATTGTAAATTTTTTCCAGTCGGTGAGATGAACTGTATATTTATAAGGGAGTTTCTTAAAAATGAGGGCATCAAAATTGTGGCATCAAGTCTTGGAGGCGAAGAGGGAAGGGTAATATACTTCCATTCCAGCGACTTTTCTGTATATCATAGAAAGATTAAAAGGACTATTATGCCAGAGATTATAAAAGAAGAAGAAAAGCTATTGCAAAAAGGGACAAAGGATATATATAAATCACCTGAATTATGGACTTCATAG
- a CDS encoding response regulator has protein sequence MATKMKGMGNILIVEDSVSQAQTLTNILNKEGYHVFHAKDGLEGLYLLMELTPDAIISDIWMPRMNGYEFCQIVKKDPKLNNIPFILLTSLSSIEDIIRGLNAGADYYFTKPYNEETLLDILNNIFKEPHLYVTDDHKVPYSIKYRDIVKDVRVSCRQTLNFLVSTYESFVYQNKNLLETKKKLKTLNENLEERVKEKIKSIEATLEGVVKALAMVVELRDPYTAGHQLRVSNFATEIAKRMGLSNEIVDGIKTIGLLHDIGKIIVPAEVLSKPSRLTDYEFRFIKEHPQAGYDILKGIEFPIQVALAVLQHHERIDGSGYPQALTDENILLEAKIIAVADVLESMASHRPYRPALGINAAIEEVTKNKGRLYDSEVVEVAISILNNEENKIIR, from the coding sequence ATGGCTACCAAAATGAAAGGTATGGGGAATATTTTAATAGTGGAAGATAGCGTTTCTCAAGCGCAGACCCTTACAAACATACTAAATAAAGAGGGCTATCATGTATTTCATGCCAAGGATGGTCTTGAGGGATTATATCTTCTTATGGAACTCACCCCTGATGCCATAATCAGTGATATATGGATGCCAAGGATGAACGGTTATGAATTCTGTCAAATTGTAAAAAAGGATCCAAAACTCAATAACATCCCTTTTATACTTTTAACATCCCTTTCCAGTATCGAAGATATAATAAGAGGTTTAAACGCCGGTGCAGATTATTATTTTACAAAACCTTATAATGAAGAGACATTACTCGACATATTGAATAATATCTTTAAAGAGCCTCATTTATATGTAACCGATGACCATAAGGTTCCCTATAGTATAAAATACAGAGATATTGTGAAAGATGTCCGTGTTTCCTGTCGCCAGACTCTAAATTTTCTCGTCTCCACCTATGAAAGCTTTGTCTATCAGAATAAAAACCTTCTCGAGACAAAAAAGAAATTAAAGACATTAAACGAGAATTTAGAAGAAAGGGTAAAAGAAAAGATAAAGTCTATAGAGGCTACCCTTGAGGGTGTCGTAAAGGCCCTTGCTATGGTAGTGGAATTGAGAGACCCATATACGGCAGGACATCAATTAAGGGTATCAAACTTTGCCACAGAAATTGCCAAGAGGATGGGGCTTTCTAATGAGATAGTAGATGGAATAAAGACAATAGGCCTACTTCATGATATTGGAAAGATAATAGTCCCTGCAGAGGTGCTTAGTAAACCAAGCAGGCTTACAGATTATGAGTTTCGTTTTATAAAAGAGCATCCCCAAGCAGGATACGATATACTCAAGGGCATAGAATTTCCTATACAGGTGGCATTGGCTGTCCTGCAGCACCATGAAAGGATTGATGGTTCTGGTTATCCTCAAGCTCTTACCGATGAAAATATATTGCTTGAAGCAAAGATCATTGCCGTTGCCGATGTATTAGAATCTATGGCATCCCATAGGCCATATAGACCTGCATTAGGCATAAACGCTGCCATCGAAGAGGTCACGAAGAATAAAGGCAGACTCTATGATTCAGAGGTTGTTGAGGTTGCCATAAGCATACTTAATAATGAAGAAAATAAAATAATAAGGTAA
- a CDS encoding chemotaxis response regulator protein-glutamate methylesterase: MTKIKVLIIDDSAVVRQTMRDILSSDPTIEVVGVAPEPFLAAEKMREVVPDVITLDIEMPRMDGITFLKKLMSQHPIPVVICSSLTEANSETTLKALEYGAVDIIQKPKLGVKQFLEESKIIICDSVKAAAKVKPKRLNLAPSFNVQPKLSADAVIKKPVSKAMVETTEKVVVIGASTGGTEALKELLEMLPEDAPGTVIVQHMPEHFTRAFANRLNNLCRVTVKEAENDDTVIRGRVLIAPGNKHTLLKRSGARYYVEVRDGPLVSRHRPSVDVLFRSAARYAGKNAIGVIMTGMGDDGAKGMFEMKEAGAFNIAQDESSCVVFGMPKEAIKLNAVDKIVPLKMIAQLILNHS, encoded by the coding sequence ATGACTAAAATAAAGGTCCTCATAATTGATGATTCTGCTGTGGTGCGTCAGACCATGAGGGATATCTTAAGTTCAGATCCTACTATAGAGGTTGTTGGAGTCGCGCCAGAACCTTTTTTGGCAGCAGAAAAGATGAGAGAGGTAGTTCCTGATGTCATAACCCTCGATATAGAGATGCCCAGGATGGATGGCATAACCTTCTTAAAAAAACTTATGTCACAGCATCCAATACCTGTAGTAATATGTTCATCGCTGACAGAGGCAAATTCGGAGACAACCCTTAAGGCTTTAGAATATGGTGCAGTAGATATAATCCAGAAACCCAAGCTCGGGGTGAAGCAATTTCTTGAAGAATCAAAGATTATAATATGCGATTCTGTAAAGGCTGCAGCAAAGGTGAAGCCAAAACGACTAAACCTTGCACCATCCTTTAATGTGCAGCCGAAGTTATCTGCCGATGCAGTGATAAAAAAGCCTGTCAGTAAGGCTATGGTAGAAACCACAGAAAAGGTGGTAGTGATAGGTGCTTCAACAGGGGGAACAGAGGCATTAAAGGAACTTCTCGAGATGCTTCCTGAAGATGCACCGGGCACAGTGATTGTCCAGCATATGCCCGAACATTTTACCCGCGCCTTTGCAAATAGGCTCAACAACCTTTGCAGGGTTACAGTCAAAGAGGCAGAAAATGACGATACTGTCATAAGGGGCAGGGTCTTGATTGCCCCTGGTAATAAGCATACCCTGCTAAAAAGGAGTGGTGCCCGTTATTATGTAGAGGTAAGGGATGGCCCCCTTGTAAGCAGGCATAGGCCTTCTGTAGACGTCCTTTTTCGTTCTGCTGCCCGCTATGCAGGAAAAAATGCCATAGGTGTCATAATGACAGGCATGGGTGACGATGGTGCAAAGGGTATGTTTGAGATGAAAGAGGCAGGTGCTTTTAATATTGCCCAGGATGAGTCATCCTGTGTTGTCTTTGGTATGCCCAAAGAGGCCATTAAATTGAATGCCGTAGATAAGATAGTGCCTTTGAAGATGATAGCACAGCTTATATTAAACCATAGCTAA